From Carbonactinospora thermoautotrophica, the proteins below share one genomic window:
- a CDS encoding ferritin family protein produces MTEVSTSRPQRRLKTWSALGNLRRLPTEYEIVTHGLNYTTRPGRRTALESNPTTPMNMWYLTYRDKSPLQAEDWNGFRDPDEMTYRKYVTMQDEQETVIEGVLDEYGTTGHDQSLPAEWLRFLGTVFTPTRFPGHALQMCSAYLAHMAPSSYITNCALFAGGDLLRRVTVVAYRTRQLQDAVPGVGGIGTDERRVWEEHEAWQPAREALEKLLIAYDWGECFTAMNLVLRPTLDEILIRQVANLAHVNNDDLTWLLLSNLATDVDRCVRWSTALARYAVEQREANRDVFRRWVDRWTPRADAAAAALGRLFEELPPSGRDARTVAEAAASARRRVLSEAGLAE; encoded by the coding sequence ATGACCGAGGTGAGCACCTCGCGCCCCCAACGGCGGCTGAAGACGTGGAGCGCGCTGGGAAACCTTCGGCGCCTGCCCACCGAATATGAGATCGTCACGCACGGCCTGAACTACACCACCCGTCCCGGTCGGAGGACTGCCCTGGAGTCGAACCCCACGACTCCGATGAACATGTGGTACCTCACCTACCGGGACAAGTCGCCGCTGCAGGCGGAGGACTGGAACGGGTTCCGGGACCCCGACGAGATGACCTACCGCAAGTACGTCACGATGCAGGACGAGCAGGAGACGGTCATCGAGGGTGTCCTGGACGAGTACGGGACCACCGGGCATGACCAGTCGCTGCCTGCGGAGTGGCTGCGGTTCCTCGGGACCGTGTTCACCCCCACCCGGTTTCCCGGGCACGCCCTGCAGATGTGTAGCGCGTACCTCGCGCACATGGCGCCGTCGTCTTACATCACCAACTGCGCGTTGTTCGCGGGCGGCGACCTGCTGCGCCGGGTGACGGTGGTGGCCTACCGGACCCGCCAACTGCAGGACGCCGTCCCCGGGGTCGGGGGTATCGGCACCGACGAGCGGCGCGTCTGGGAGGAACACGAGGCCTGGCAACCCGCGCGGGAGGCGTTGGAGAAGCTGCTCATCGCCTATGACTGGGGTGAATGCTTCACCGCCATGAACCTCGTGCTCCGGCCCACCCTCGACGAGATCCTCATCCGCCAGGTCGCCAATCTCGCGCATGTCAACAACGACGACCTGACGTGGCTGCTACTGTCGAACCTCGCGACCGACGTGGACAGATGTGTCCGGTGGAGCACCGCTCTCGCCCGCTACGCCGTGGAGCAGCGTGAGGCGAACCGTGACGTGTTCCGTCGCTGGGTAGACCGGTGGACGCCTCGGGCTGACGCCGCGGCTGCCGCACTCGGCAGGCTCTTCGAGGAACTGCCCCCCAGCGGGCGCGACGCGCGGACCGTGGCGGAGGCTGCCGCGTCGGCGAGGAGACGAGTGCTGAGCGAGGCGGGCCTCGCCGAATAG
- a CDS encoding toluene-4-monooxygenase system B family protein produces MTEIQDVSAGSEQVQGPADEGQPVPINALFENDFVTQLVLVLDTDTIDELARKVAYHVVGRRQRPRNAALVVRHNGEVVPGHLTVAEAGINPLDNVFVGWAE; encoded by the coding sequence ATGACCGAGATCCAGGATGTGAGCGCGGGGTCGGAGCAGGTCCAGGGTCCTGCGGACGAGGGGCAGCCCGTTCCGATCAACGCCTTGTTCGAGAACGACTTCGTCACCCAGCTCGTTCTCGTGCTCGACACCGACACGATCGACGAGCTCGCGCGCAAGGTCGCTTACCACGTGGTGGGTCGGCGCCAGCGGCCGCGAAACGCGGCCCTGGTCGTCCGCCACAACGGCGAAGTGGTCCCCGGCCACCTCACCGTCGCCGAGGCCGGAATCAACCCACTCGACAACGTGTTCGTCGGCTGGGCCGAGTGA
- a CDS encoding NAD(P)/FAD-dependent oxidoreductase has product MINTIVIVGAGQCGASAAETLRNEGFDGALVLIGDEGDPPYERPPLSKEYLQGKQDREELLIRSREWYRDAGIELRTGSAATSLDLDAGVVRLSDGDRVSFDRLLLATGGRARTLPGRYQRVRYLRSLADADRLRTELPAAGHVVIVGAGFIGAELAASARSLGIDVTMLEALEVPLARVLGTEIGAVYAGIHRDQGVRLRTGEGLESITESADGTVRVRTTREQVIDCDLVVVGIGITPNSELAQAAGITTDNGIVVDQFCRTSAPHVYAAGDVANHFHPLFGRRLRVEHYDNAIRQGAAAARNMLGKDVVFDECHWFWSDQYDVNLQYTGHCPQWDEIVVRGSLEERRFTAFYLNHGIVNAALALNRPKDIVRAKKMIRARTPVDVAKLRDEDVDLRKLLQQPA; this is encoded by the coding sequence ATGATCAACACAATCGTGATCGTCGGGGCCGGCCAGTGCGGAGCCTCGGCCGCCGAGACGCTGCGCAACGAAGGCTTCGACGGCGCGCTCGTCCTCATCGGCGACGAGGGCGACCCGCCTTACGAGCGTCCCCCGCTGTCGAAGGAGTACCTGCAGGGCAAGCAAGACCGCGAGGAGCTGCTCATCCGGTCCCGGGAGTGGTACCGGGACGCCGGAATCGAGCTGCGTACCGGATCGGCTGCCACCTCCCTGGACCTCGACGCCGGTGTGGTGCGGCTGAGCGACGGCGACCGCGTCTCCTTCGATCGGCTGCTGCTCGCCACCGGCGGCCGGGCCCGGACGCTGCCCGGCCGCTACCAGCGCGTTCGGTACCTTCGCTCGTTGGCCGACGCCGATCGCCTGCGCACGGAGCTACCCGCCGCCGGCCACGTCGTCATCGTCGGCGCGGGGTTCATCGGCGCTGAGCTCGCCGCCTCCGCGCGGTCCCTCGGCATCGACGTGACCATGCTGGAGGCACTCGAGGTGCCGCTGGCACGCGTGCTGGGTACCGAGATCGGCGCCGTCTACGCGGGCATCCACCGGGATCAGGGAGTACGGCTGCGCACCGGCGAGGGATTGGAGTCGATCACCGAATCCGCCGACGGCACCGTCCGCGTCCGTACCACCCGCGAGCAGGTCATCGACTGCGACCTCGTGGTGGTCGGCATAGGCATCACGCCGAACAGCGAGCTCGCTCAGGCGGCGGGCATCACCACCGACAACGGGATCGTGGTCGACCAGTTCTGCCGCACCAGCGCGCCCCACGTCTACGCCGCCGGCGATGTGGCCAACCACTTCCACCCCCTGTTCGGCCGGCGGCTGCGCGTCGAGCACTACGACAACGCGATCCGCCAGGGGGCGGCGGCGGCCCGCAACATGCTGGGCAAGGACGTCGTCTTCGACGAGTGCCACTGGTTCTGGTCTGACCAGTACGACGTGAACCTCCAATACACCGGGCACTGCCCGCAGTGGGACGAGATCGTCGTCCGCGGCTCGCTCGAGGAGCGGCGGTTCACCGCCTTCTACCTCAACCACGGCATCGTGAACGCTGCCTTGGCGCTGAACCGGCCCAAGGACATCGTGCGCGCCAAGAAGATGATCCGCGCCCGCACCCCGGTCGACGTGGCCAAGCTCCGCGACGAAGACGTGGACCTGCGCAAGCTCCTCCAGCAGCCCGCATGA
- a CDS encoding putative quinol monooxygenase gives MIALIARYRCRPGRADEVAAALRDYAPLVRAEPGCTLFLVYRQSDDPDEFRLVEHYVDDEAMQAHLNSAHFREVIEGRVVPALEVRERVILTPIAGA, from the coding sequence ATGATCGCGTTGATAGCCCGTTACCGCTGCCGGCCGGGACGCGCCGACGAGGTCGCCGCCGCGCTGCGGGACTACGCCCCGCTCGTTCGCGCCGAACCGGGCTGCACGCTGTTTCTGGTCTACCGGCAGTCGGACGATCCAGACGAGTTCCGGCTCGTGGAGCACTACGTGGACGACGAGGCGATGCAAGCCCACCTCAACAGCGCCCATTTCCGCGAAGTCATCGAAGGCCGCGTGGTACCGGCGCTGGAGGTGCGGGAACGCGTGATCCTCACCCCGATCGCAGGGGCGTGA
- a CDS encoding AraC family transcriptional regulator: MAASGEKNYQFLRDDLVAAGEVARLVDRYAEVEGANEHSWPGLTFYRFSDPVPPHWDEVASLSYCLVVQGAKKVRIGSEEYLYDPMRYLVLNRRARFEVEIVEASQARPFLSFVLQIEPALVSDVLSTMHRPLAALYQEHSKPRNDAAHVALLDSHIIGATYRFLTALESEADRAVLAPLYLREIVYRLLQTEERHRLIESSRFNACRNPVSAAIEYMKKQIHEPISVAAIAEAVCMSESAFAHLFKQTVGTSPYKFLKQLRLERARDLLLDHGYSVSEAASKVGYTSLSHFISEFKRYFGETPRSYLLRLQGVETFNLRAKS; encoded by the coding sequence ATGGCAGCTAGCGGCGAGAAGAACTACCAGTTCCTGCGGGATGACCTGGTCGCGGCGGGTGAGGTGGCCCGGTTGGTCGACCGCTACGCCGAGGTGGAGGGAGCCAACGAGCACAGTTGGCCCGGGCTCACCTTCTACCGGTTTTCCGACCCGGTCCCGCCGCACTGGGATGAAGTCGCCTCGCTGTCCTACTGCCTGGTCGTTCAGGGTGCGAAGAAGGTACGCATCGGGTCGGAAGAGTACCTCTACGACCCGATGCGCTACCTCGTCTTGAACCGGCGGGCCCGGTTCGAAGTCGAGATCGTCGAGGCGTCGCAGGCCCGCCCGTTCTTGTCTTTCGTCCTGCAGATCGAGCCCGCGTTGGTCAGCGACGTGCTGTCGACGATGCACCGGCCGTTGGCCGCGCTTTATCAGGAGCATTCCAAGCCCCGAAACGACGCAGCCCATGTCGCGTTGCTCGACTCCCACATCATCGGTGCCACCTACCGGTTCCTCACCGCTCTTGAGTCGGAGGCCGATCGGGCTGTGCTCGCGCCTCTTTACCTGCGTGAGATCGTTTACCGCCTGCTGCAGACCGAAGAACGCCATCGGCTGATCGAGAGCTCGCGGTTCAACGCTTGCCGCAATCCGGTGTCCGCCGCGATCGAGTACATGAAAAAGCAGATCCATGAGCCGATCTCGGTGGCCGCGATCGCCGAGGCCGTGTGCATGAGCGAGTCCGCGTTCGCTCACTTGTTCAAGCAGACGGTCGGGACGTCGCCGTACAAGTTCCTCAAGCAGTTGCGGCTGGAGCGGGCGCGGGATCTTCTGCTCGACCACGGGTACAGCGTCAGTGAGGCGGCCTCCAAGGTCGGGTACACGAGCCTGTCGCACTTCATCAGCGAGTTCAAAAGGTATTTCGGGGAGACGCCCCGGAGTTATCTTCTTCGCCTGCAGGGCGTGGAAACGTTCAATCTCCGGGCGAAAAGTTAG
- a CDS encoding nuclear transport factor 2 family protein — protein MGARDVAQEFFERMQAGDVDKTLALTAPDATVSLVPLGVHGSMAKEGAEYLRALAKAFPDLLVRVRRLFVTTDNTAVAEITIDGTQADDFLGVINQEKHFDIDQGWMLQIDDSDRITAVTGYWDQNHLYRRLGVKRLDKITITAR, from the coding sequence ATGGGCGCACGCGATGTCGCGCAGGAGTTCTTCGAGCGGATGCAGGCCGGCGACGTGGACAAGACGCTGGCTTTGACCGCGCCCGACGCCACGGTGTCGCTGGTGCCGCTGGGCGTGCACGGTTCGATGGCGAAGGAAGGCGCGGAGTATCTGCGGGCCTTGGCCAAGGCGTTCCCCGACCTGCTGGTGCGGGTGCGGCGGCTGTTCGTCACCACGGACAACACCGCGGTCGCTGAGATCACCATCGACGGCACGCAGGCCGACGACTTCCTCGGTGTGATCAATCAGGAGAAGCACTTCGACATCGACCAGGGCTGGATGCTGCAGATCGACGACAGCGACCGGATCACCGCCGTCACCGGTTACTGGGACCAGAACCACCTCTACCGTCGGCTGGGCGTCAAGCGACTCGACAAGATCACGATCACGGCCAGGTGA
- a CDS encoding VOC family protein yields the protein MTESKTPRPTIGGVHHFSPTVTDVEASAAWYQRVFGLERVPVPFPHYGSEDSGYAILLTDPHSGLAIGLHHHDANKGEPFDETRTGLDHIGLSVSSRADLEAWAAWLDELGVPHSGITDMDEPIKYSVLVFRDPDNIQLELFTTRD from the coding sequence ATGACCGAGAGCAAGACCCCGCGTCCGACGATCGGCGGTGTCCACCACTTCTCCCCGACCGTCACCGACGTCGAGGCCAGCGCCGCCTGGTACCAGCGGGTCTTCGGACTGGAGCGAGTACCCGTCCCCTTCCCGCACTACGGTTCGGAGGACAGCGGATACGCCATCCTGCTCACCGATCCCCACTCCGGCCTTGCCATCGGACTGCACCACCACGACGCCAACAAGGGGGAACCGTTCGACGAGACCCGCACCGGGCTGGACCACATCGGGCTGTCCGTGTCGAGCCGAGCGGATCTGGAAGCCTGGGCGGCGTGGTTGGACGAGCTGGGGGTTCCTCACTCGGGGATCACCGACATGGACGAGCCGATCAAGTACTCGGTGCTCGTGTTCCGCGACCCTGACAACATTCAGCTGGAGCTTTTCACGACGCGTGACTGA
- the moaA gene encoding GTP 3',8-cyclase MoaA: MLIDTFGRVATDLRVSLTDRCNIRCRYCMPAEGLDWLPKPHLLSNDEIVRLVRIAVGSLGIREVRFTGGEPLLRPGLLDVVSRCVRLEPRPSLSITTNGIGLARLAEPLRECGLERVNVSLDTLRPARFQALSRRDRHADVIAGIDAAEAAGLRPIKLNTVLMRGINDDEATDLLRWCLERGYELRFIEQMPLDPGHVWRRDAMVTAQEILDQLSADFELTPDDEVRGSAPAETWLVNGGPARVGIIASVTRPFCGRCDRTRLTADGQIRNCLFAREETDLRTPLREGASDEEIAALWRGAQRVKKAGAGIDDPTFLQPARPMSAIGG; this comes from the coding sequence ATGCTTATTGACACCTTCGGCCGCGTAGCCACCGATCTTCGCGTGTCGCTCACCGACCGTTGCAATATCCGCTGCAGGTACTGCATGCCGGCCGAGGGGTTGGACTGGCTGCCGAAGCCGCATCTGCTGTCGAATGACGAGATAGTCCGGTTGGTCCGGATCGCGGTGGGATCGCTGGGGATACGGGAGGTCCGCTTCACCGGTGGGGAGCCGTTGCTGCGCCCTGGCCTGCTGGACGTGGTCTCCCGCTGCGTGCGCCTGGAACCGCGGCCGAGCTTGTCGATCACGACGAACGGCATCGGTCTCGCGAGGCTGGCCGAGCCGCTTCGGGAGTGCGGTCTTGAACGGGTGAACGTATCCCTGGACACCCTGCGGCCAGCGCGCTTCCAGGCGCTGTCGCGACGGGACCGGCACGCCGACGTGATCGCGGGGATCGACGCGGCCGAGGCGGCCGGCCTGCGGCCGATCAAGCTCAACACCGTGCTGATGCGTGGGATCAACGACGACGAGGCCACCGACCTGCTGCGCTGGTGCCTGGAGCGGGGGTACGAGCTGCGCTTCATCGAGCAGATGCCGCTCGATCCGGGACACGTGTGGCGGCGCGACGCGATGGTCACCGCGCAGGAGATCCTCGACCAGTTGAGCGCCGACTTCGAGTTGACCCCAGACGACGAGGTGCGCGGGAGCGCCCCGGCGGAGACGTGGCTGGTCAACGGCGGCCCCGCCCGGGTGGGGATCATCGCCAGCGTGACCCGGCCCTTCTGCGGGCGTTGCGACCGTACCCGGCTCACCGCGGACGGGCAGATCCGCAACTGCCTGTTCGCGCGCGAGGAGACCGACCTGCGGACCCCGCTGCGTGAGGGCGCCTCCGACGAGGAGATCGCCGCGCTGTGGCGCGGCGCCCAGCGAGTCAAGAAGGCGGGCGCGGGAATCGACGACCCGACCTTCCTGCAGCCAGCGCGCCCGATGTCGGCGATCGGAGGTTAG
- a CDS encoding MmoB/DmpM family protein gives MKNPVGPVLRMSDDVDAIVAAIMDDNPGKEITVVDRGAYTRVSGEGELRLTRESIQRHLGREFEMRQLEGLMSAFAGRIEVTTEEVRWRLKGSGAAPSATTTTHPIQEESA, from the coding sequence ATGAAAAATCCGGTGGGGCCGGTCCTGCGCATGTCCGACGATGTGGACGCCATCGTGGCGGCCATCATGGACGACAACCCCGGCAAGGAGATCACCGTGGTCGACCGGGGTGCCTACACCCGGGTCAGCGGCGAGGGAGAACTGCGGTTGACCCGCGAATCCATCCAGCGGCACCTCGGGCGGGAGTTCGAGATGCGGCAGCTGGAGGGGCTGATGTCGGCCTTCGCGGGGCGCATCGAGGTCACCACGGAGGAGGTGCGCTGGCGGCTGAAGGGCAGCGGCGCGGCTCCGTCCGCCACCACGACGACCCACCCGATCCAGGAGGAGTCAGCATGA
- a CDS encoding nuclear transport factor 2 family protein, with translation MSISTAAENTTRTSRAELAKSAVIAFFDAYRAHDVERMVDLCTDNANFRYVPFEVWMRQRVVYGDGKVRTVGKAIWTTLIDTFPDLSNVVHSVRADEEGNVAVQVDINGTQAKDFGVIACRGEYFNLPHLFLFRVTDEGLIDDIVAYWDNVDWKQQLGWLEVD, from the coding sequence GTGAGCATTTCGACCGCAGCGGAGAACACGACTCGTACCTCCAGGGCTGAGCTGGCGAAATCCGCGGTCATCGCGTTCTTCGACGCCTACCGCGCGCACGACGTGGAGCGCATGGTCGACCTGTGCACAGACAACGCGAATTTCCGCTACGTGCCGTTCGAGGTTTGGATGCGCCAGCGCGTCGTGTACGGTGACGGCAAGGTCCGCACAGTGGGCAAGGCCATCTGGACGACCCTCATCGACACGTTCCCCGACCTCTCCAACGTGGTGCACAGTGTCCGGGCCGACGAGGAGGGCAACGTCGCGGTCCAGGTGGACATCAACGGCACCCAGGCCAAGGACTTCGGCGTGATCGCGTGCCGCGGCGAGTACTTCAACCTGCCGCACCTGTTCCTGTTCCGCGTCACCGATGAGGGCCTCATCGACGACATCGTCGCCTATTGGGACAACGTGGACTGGAAGCAGCAGCTCGGCTGGCTCGAGGTCGACTGA
- a CDS encoding DJ-1/PfpI family protein, with the protein MAKKLLMVVSSARSMKLADGSDHPTGYWAEEVLEPYERFEQAGVDLVIATPDGKQPQPDPWGLEPYFHYPQDDEDFMLSVCRSFAPDVDDIRVTLDHLIRLNLIAVRRLFHALVETGMDRLRAREVLESAARTAWSKNIDLVEVLAGVDEVTERLSLDRINAIKDEVWQDSAANAREVAEKLAAIPGLQHPKSLAELTDEEIRSFDGVFIPGGHGPMVDLVDNPDMRRVLRILHEENKTIAALCHGPAALLSAPVVDGVWLFEGYKMTAFTDEEEDQTKAGRLGMEWYLESALKNRGAIFDDGDAAWVSHVVVDRNLITAQNPASSEAAADAVLKRLEV; encoded by the coding sequence ATGGCGAAGAAGTTGCTCATGGTCGTGTCAAGTGCGCGATCGATGAAGCTGGCGGATGGCAGCGACCATCCAACCGGTTATTGGGCGGAAGAGGTTCTCGAACCCTACGAGAGGTTCGAGCAGGCCGGGGTGGACCTGGTGATCGCCACGCCCGACGGCAAGCAGCCGCAGCCCGACCCGTGGGGGCTGGAGCCGTATTTCCACTACCCCCAGGACGATGAAGATTTCATGCTCTCGGTGTGCCGGAGCTTCGCGCCGGACGTCGATGACATCCGGGTGACCCTCGACCACCTCATCCGCCTCAATCTCATCGCGGTGCGCCGGCTGTTCCACGCGCTGGTCGAGACGGGCATGGACCGGCTGCGGGCGCGCGAGGTGCTCGAGTCGGCGGCCCGGACGGCGTGGAGCAAGAACATCGACCTCGTCGAGGTGCTGGCCGGCGTCGATGAGGTGACCGAACGGCTGTCGCTGGACCGGATCAACGCGATCAAGGATGAGGTGTGGCAGGACAGCGCCGCCAACGCCCGGGAGGTCGCGGAGAAGCTCGCCGCCATCCCCGGCCTGCAGCACCCCAAGAGCCTCGCTGAGTTGACCGACGAGGAGATCCGCTCTTTCGACGGCGTGTTCATCCCCGGCGGTCACGGGCCGATGGTCGACCTGGTCGACAACCCCGACATGCGCCGGGTGCTGCGGATCCTGCACGAGGAGAACAAGACGATCGCCGCGTTGTGCCACGGTCCGGCGGCCCTGCTGTCGGCGCCTGTGGTGGACGGGGTCTGGCTGTTCGAGGGCTACAAGATGACCGCGTTCACCGACGAGGAAGAGGACCAGACCAAAGCCGGCCGGTTGGGCATGGAGTGGTACCTGGAGAGCGCGCTGAAGAACCGGGGCGCGATCTTCGACGACGGGGACGCCGCCTGGGTCTCGCACGTGGTCGTCGACCGCAACCTGATCACCGCGCAGAACCCCGCTTCGTCGGAGGCGGCGGCCGATGCCGTGCTCAAGCGGCTGGAGGTGTGA
- a CDS encoding ferritin family protein, giving the protein MAREKWYDIVRDLDWTLSYVDYEAVFPEWMCGHGKIPREAWAKWDEPYKVTYPEYVATQREKETGAYSVKSVLQKSKVFDQLDEGWKSVAKVHFGAVSLIEDLAVYAELRMARFGLSPAWRNVALFGALDETRHAQISLFFPHELIGKDPQYDWAHKAYQTNDWAIIAARATFDGMMINPNVVDVAIQLPFTFETGFTNVQFVALSADALESGDINFANMISSIQTDEARHSQQGGPTLEILVEHDPKRAQWIIDKTFWVSARLFSVLTGPGMDYYTPLEMRKQSYKEFMEEWIAEQFLDQIQDYGLKKPWYWDEFLAGLDTWHHSLHLGVWYWRPTVWWKPQGGVSPEERDWLNEKYPDWEKNFGWIWDVIIENVNSGRMEPTFPETLPWLCNLCHLPIGTAAAPNNDKYPVRSYPLKHNGYTYHFCSRPCRQIWWEDRDTMHDPTVIERLLAGEIQPPTVEGILAWMGLTPDVMGDDAHNYSWAKPYASQPTQSVA; this is encoded by the coding sequence ATGGCCCGTGAGAAGTGGTACGACATCGTCCGCGACCTCGACTGGACGCTGTCCTATGTGGACTACGAGGCCGTCTTCCCGGAGTGGATGTGCGGTCACGGCAAGATCCCCCGTGAGGCGTGGGCCAAGTGGGACGAGCCCTACAAGGTCACCTATCCCGAGTACGTGGCGACCCAGCGGGAGAAGGAGACCGGCGCCTACTCGGTGAAGTCGGTGCTGCAGAAGTCCAAGGTCTTCGACCAGCTGGACGAGGGGTGGAAGTCCGTCGCCAAGGTGCACTTCGGCGCTGTTTCCCTCATCGAGGACCTGGCGGTGTACGCCGAACTGCGCATGGCCCGCTTCGGACTGTCGCCGGCGTGGCGCAACGTGGCGCTCTTCGGGGCACTGGACGAGACTCGACACGCCCAGATCAGCCTGTTCTTCCCCCACGAGCTGATCGGCAAGGACCCCCAGTACGACTGGGCCCACAAGGCGTACCAGACCAACGACTGGGCGATCATCGCGGCGCGGGCGACGTTCGACGGCATGATGATCAACCCCAACGTCGTGGACGTGGCGATTCAGCTCCCGTTCACCTTCGAGACCGGGTTCACCAATGTCCAGTTCGTGGCGTTGTCGGCCGACGCGCTGGAGTCGGGGGACATCAACTTCGCCAACATGATCTCGTCGATCCAGACCGACGAGGCCAGGCACTCCCAGCAGGGCGGGCCGACGCTGGAAATCCTCGTCGAGCACGATCCCAAGCGGGCGCAGTGGATCATCGACAAGACGTTCTGGGTCTCGGCGCGGCTGTTCTCGGTGCTGACCGGTCCGGGAATGGACTACTACACGCCGCTGGAGATGCGTAAGCAGTCCTACAAGGAGTTCATGGAGGAGTGGATCGCGGAGCAGTTCCTTGACCAGATCCAAGACTACGGGCTGAAGAAGCCGTGGTACTGGGACGAGTTCCTGGCCGGGCTGGACACCTGGCACCACTCCCTGCACCTGGGCGTGTGGTACTGGCGTCCCACGGTGTGGTGGAAGCCGCAGGGCGGCGTTTCCCCCGAAGAGCGCGACTGGCTGAACGAGAAGTACCCGGACTGGGAGAAGAACTTCGGCTGGATCTGGGACGTCATCATCGAGAACGTCAACAGCGGCCGGATGGAGCCGACCTTCCCGGAGACCCTGCCGTGGCTGTGTAACCTGTGCCACCTGCCGATCGGCACCGCCGCCGCCCCGAACAACGACAAGTACCCGGTGCGCAGCTACCCCCTCAAGCACAACGGCTACACCTACCACTTCTGCTCCCGCCCCTGCCGGCAGATCTGGTGGGAGGACAGGGACACGATGCACGACCCCACCGTGATCGAGCGTCTGCTGGCCGGTGAGATCCAGCCGCCGACCGTGGAGGGGATCTTGGCCTGGATGGGGCTGACTCCGGACGTCATGGGCGACGACGCCCACAACTACAGCTGGGCCAAGCCCTACGCGTCGCAGCCGACGCAATCCGTCGCCTGA
- a CDS encoding type 1 glutamine amidotransferase domain-containing protein, with the protein MSTVLMVVSASNYWTLADGTRHPSGYWTEELVVPHRAFRERGLNVVVATPGGVAPTADPASLTPEMNGGDEAKVAEMRAYLDKISAELAKPARLEDVDPATVDALFIPGGHGPMEDLARSEDLGALLVRLLDDGKLVSAVCHGPAGLLSARREDGTWAFNGYRVTAFTNVEEGQVGFADKASWLLEDRLRSEGGVFEAGEPWQPYVVVDRTVVTGQNPASSEPLAAKVIDLLSVKASS; encoded by the coding sequence ATGAGCACGGTTCTCATGGTCGTTTCGGCCTCGAATTACTGGACGCTGGCGGACGGCACCAGGCATCCCAGCGGTTACTGGACCGAGGAACTTGTCGTCCCGCATCGGGCCTTCCGCGAACGAGGCCTGAACGTCGTCGTGGCCACGCCGGGGGGAGTCGCTCCGACTGCCGACCCGGCGAGCTTGACCCCGGAAATGAACGGTGGCGACGAGGCCAAGGTCGCCGAAATGCGCGCCTATCTCGACAAGATCAGCGCCGAACTGGCGAAGCCGGCCCGCCTCGAGGACGTCGACCCCGCCACCGTCGATGCCCTGTTCATTCCGGGCGGGCACGGTCCCATGGAAGACCTGGCGCGGTCTGAGGACCTGGGCGCGCTGCTCGTGCGGCTGCTCGACGACGGGAAGCTGGTGTCGGCGGTCTGCCACGGGCCGGCCGGACTGCTCTCCGCCCGGCGCGAGGACGGTACCTGGGCGTTCAACGGCTACCGGGTCACCGCCTTCACCAATGTGGAGGAGGGGCAGGTCGGCTTCGCGGACAAGGCCAGCTGGCTGCTGGAAGACCGGCTGCGCAGCGAGGGCGGGGTGTTCGAGGCCGGCGAACCGTGGCAGCCTTACGTCGTTGTCGACCGCACGGTCGTGACCGGTCAGAACCCGGCTTCCAGCGAACCTTTGGCCGCCAAGGTCATCGACCTGCTTTCCGTGAAGGCGTCGAGCTAG